The segment atttttttggaacttgtaatacttttttcagggtactttgattaataaaaagaacagcatttattcaaaatagaaatcctttgtcatgttaaaaagaaatgtacatgactataaaagtttgaggtcagaaattataataaagacttatattgttagtaaaaaaatctgtttttaacgAATGCTGTCCTTTAAAATTtttgttaatcaaagaatccagaaaaaaaaagcatcacaacttccaaaaacaatattaaacgACAACGGTTTCCCACATTGATGATAACCAAGTGTCAAATCGGCAtgctagaatgatttctgaaggattgtgtaaTGGAtgatgaaaatacagctttgcatGAAAGGAAccaattatattaaaaagagTATTCAAATagcaaacagttatttgaaattttttacaattaatttacaatattattttgattaaataaatgcagccttgataagttTAACACCATGTCTTCACTACACGTGATGCAATGCTGCAACATGCCATAAAAGGTTTTTGTCCTAACTAGCTTTTAGAAACCGTTTCTATTTCCGCAGCATTGCGGTTggaacagcaacaacaacaacatacaaactACAGTGATAATCATCAGATAATTATTATGTGGTTTATTCAAAGTTAAATGTGTCTAATGTGAgtctaaatataattttgcatGACCTAATAGCCATACTAAAAGCAACAACCAATAGttacctcagatcttgaaaatatattaaagcgAAGATGTGCATCAAAACTACAAACTCGGTGTGAACAAGCATATTCCATAACAATAACGGTACCACTCATTCAGTATGTACCTTTAATAATCTTATAAAGGAAGGATTGGCTGTGATATTTGATTCTGTCGTGTCATGTCTGGTGTTAACGCCAAATTGCTTGTAgctgacttctttaaaaagcactgGATATCTTACAGATCGCAAATTTTTGTACGGCAGTGTATCTACACACACACGCGCTGAATAATACTTTTATGCTTATAAGCCGATATGTTGTAATCTGAACTAACATGCTCTTAAAATCTGTTCACAGCGTATTCAGTATGCAAAACAGGACTCTGATATCATTGCGAAAATGAAGGGCACATATGTGGAGCGAGACCGTAAGAAGGAAAAGAAGAAGCCTAAAGCCCCTGAAGCAGGCGCTGGGAAAAAGGCTTCTGCTGCCACAGCTGCTATGGCCGGAGTACCTGCAGCCATGCCTGTTAGTATATTTGGGATCTTTGGGAATTTCTGCGCTGACTCCATTGTCTATTTTCAGGCAGTTAttgatttgaatttttattttttggtcatttaCAGGGAATGCCACCCATGAGCCAAGCCCCCCGCATGATGCCAATGCCTGGCCAGCCTCCCTACATGCCTCCGCCTGGTATGATGCCACCTCCTGGCATGGCACCTGGGCAGATGCCTCCAGGTGCTATGCCTCCAGGTCAGATGATGCCAGGACAAATGCCTGGCCAGATGCCACAGCAGGTATGTAATAAAACTGGAATGAAGACTGTATCTTTTACTATCAATGTTGTATATAAAATAAGCTTTAATTAGTTAtcaattaaagttaaaaatgatataaagttgtgtatatttaaacttaaattcCACAGGCAGGTTTTATAGAACTTAAAGGATGTATGAATCAATTGttgaaacattttaacttaCTGCAGTTTGCTGTAATaacttgttttatgtttatttcacaCTATAACTAGTAGTAAAGCGGAGGAGCTGATTGGTTCACTCGTGCTCCATGCTGCTACTTGAACTGAGACACATACagctatatattttatcatattctataatgtgtataatgtattatatatatttttttctttatattttttttaatttaaaagcgGCATGTTTTATATTGGTAAATGAAGCGCACTGCTTTGTTcagtattttgtcattttaaaaatggaaaaaaaaaatggtgccaGTCTTCCCCTAGCATCTACACAGCTGacatgtttattgttttgtgtgtgaaatgaacactaacaaaaaaagtaattggaGAAGCACTTATTAAACATCGCCATTTTAGTCAATGATTTCAGTCCTCCAAACCTTATCCGactgaatattttcatttgCCGAAATTCCAGTGCGTCactctttgattaataacattttgtctGTAGGTGTCCGAAAACCCTCCCAACCACATCCTGTTTCTCACCAATCTCCCAGAGGAGACGAACGAGCTCATGCTGTCTATGCTGTTCAACCAGTGAGTAATTGTTTGCTTTTAGAAATGTCCAAAACTGTTGCTTTTAAACCCTGCTCAGTGGGGtgctttagaaacatttttgcTAATCATGATGCCGCATTCTTCTCATAGGTTTCCTGGATTCAAAGAAGTCCGTCTCGTCCCTGGTCGTCACGACATCGCTTTTGTGGAGTTTGATAATGAGGTGCAGGCGGGCGCAGCCAGAGAAGCTTTGCAAGGCTTTAAGATCACACAGAGCAATGCAATGAAAATCTCATTTGCAAAGAAATAACAGTCTCATACATGCAGCTTCTAAGACACATGGCAGTTAtaaaacacaactgacacaacTGAGCCCCCCCTGGAACAGTTCAGGCTGTTGTTTAATGGCTGAATAGATTACATGCACgccatttaaaagaaaaagtccAGAGATGAAAtgtaattcttttttatttgatgtgaCTTGCCTAGCTGTGCCCAATAGATTTGTACTGCACAATGCAAGGTAAGGAGTGAAATGGAAATGTTTACCCCTCCCACACCCTACTTCATCTTTGAACCTTTATTTCCTCTTCTGAGATGATCGACCTTGGTGAGTTTGTAAGTATGCAGGGCCCCCCACCCCCCACCCCTCTTCTTTTTAAATTCCAATTATGTCTTCAAAAGCATTGCACCCAGAGTCTGGTTCCCAGACATTGTACCTGGagctttgttgttttattaaatctCAGTGTTTTACATGTTGCTTGCtgctgcttgtttttttttttgttttgtttttgtttttttttttattctttcacaTGGGGTTTGAGATTGTGTTATTGTTGAGTTCAAGTAGTTGGCTGATCATGTACGGCAACAGTAGAGCCACACAATTGTTGCCTTTTATGGAACACATTCTGTacatatttacactaccagtcaaaagtttttgaatggcaagatttttattaatttatttttttctccagtctcttctgctcaccaagcatggattttttttttttttttttttcttctttccccATCCGAAATACAGCAGAAGTActgttattgtgaaatatttataatatattttaaaatgtaatttattcctgtgatcaaagctgcatttctggcatcattactccagacattactcagtgtcacatggtccttcagaaatcattctaatatgttttgctgttcaagaaaaaaaaaaaaaaaagatcagccgttatctgaaataaaaagcttttgtaacatttttacactataccattcaaaagcttggagttaatataattaatttagtttaaattttatttatttatttattttgtttggggggaaataaattatagaaattaagtcaccttccaaaacaaaaattcaaatataatgtACTCCCCACCTTGACCAagatgtctgtctgtctgtctgtcttcagtcgtaaagaaattgtttgtggaaaacatttctgcatttttctccatataatggagtgatatggtgccccgaatttgaacttccaaaatgcagtttaaatgcggcttcaaacgatcccaaatgcagttgtaaacgatcccaaccgagaaataagggtcttatctagcgtaacgattggttattttaataaaaataatacaatttatatacttttttttaatgccaaatgctcgtcttgtcttactctgactggactgtttttgttccggttcatgaccgttagggtatgtcgaaaaactcccatctcatgttctccctcaacttcaaaattgtcctatatcgctgttttaccttttttgttaagggtgtttgatcatctttgcatgttcagtttGCAAAGACTGTTTCAGTCTTGTTTcaacagaaatgtaaagcaaaAAACTTTTCAGCAATGACAAAaagaaccattattaataattgagcacCAGATtggcatattagattgatttatGAAATATGTGACGCTgcaaactggagtaatggctgttaaaaattctgctttgttttttatgtactaaaatagaaaagtaaAAACTTTAGGAAACTAAACAGGGCTACATCAGATTTCATTTCCGGACAATTTACTGTTTCGGTCCACTTTTTCATAACACACATCCATGTTCACAAGCATTTAGAAGTTATTCAGTTCGACCTATCATAACAGTCATAATTTCCCCTGAAACTATACCATATAGTTCATGAAGATGTCAGCCACGAGCCTGTGTCTTTCTTCAGTGTGTGACCACAGTATCCAGTGCCAGTCCTTGTTACTTGTGGTTGTCCTTGTCTTTCTCTCATCCTTTTGAAGTAAAAGCCAACAAGCTCAGGGGATCTTCTCTTCTCATCTCAGTGACAGTCTACATCCAAATTGGCTTTTGGGCAGGGAGACATGTGGACAATCATTCCTTTGacatcaaacacacaaaaatcctT is part of the Labeo rohita strain BAU-BD-2019 chromosome 18, IGBB_LRoh.1.0, whole genome shotgun sequence genome and harbors:
- the snrpa gene encoding U1 small nuclear ribonucleoprotein A, which encodes MASQEMRLNHTIYINNLNEKIKKDELKKSLYAIFSQFGQILDILVSPTLKMRGQAFVIFKEINSASNALRSMQGFPFYDKPMRIQYAKQDSDIIAKMKGTYVERDRKKEKKKPKAPEAGAGKKASAATAAMAGVPAAMPGMPPMSQAPRMMPMPGQPPYMPPPGMMPPPGMAPGQMPPGAMPPGQMMPGQMPGQMPQQVSENPPNHILFLTNLPEETNELMLSMLFNQFPGFKEVRLVPGRHDIAFVEFDNEVQAGAAREALQGFKITQSNAMKISFAKK